One window of Salegentibacter sp. Hel_I_6 genomic DNA carries:
- the recQ gene encoding DNA helicase RecQ codes for MENTRVLHTLKEYFGFDSFRPLQKRIIDSVFEGKDNLVIMPTGGGKSICYQLPAILLPEITLVISPLIALMKDQVDGLTANGVPAAFLNSSQTESQQQEIFKKIDSKELKLLYVAPESLQFVDRFMSDGKISLIAVDEAHCISSWGHDFRPAYTQLGYLKNRFPTTPMIALTATADKATREDICRQLNVPNAEKHIASFDRKNLSLDVRPGIKRFEQITNFVKTRKKESGIIYCLSRKNTEEIAEKLQRKGFEAEAYHAGLPAEKRIEIQDNFINDNSKIICATIAFGMGIDKSNIRWVIHYNMPKNLEGYYQEIGRAGRDGLPSDTMLFHSYADVVQLQKFASNSGNEEVQLAKLDRMKQYSEALSCRRKILLSYFGELKQEDCGNCDICKNPPQFFDGTVIAQKVLSCIFRLKENEPITVLIDVLRGSQNEAVISKNYQKIKTFGIGNDISWHHWQQYIIQLINLGYVEIAFHRGNNLQLTELAKNVLFEGEKVQLAEVPDRKKLKRREETEVAEKTSDNSLFEKLRQLRLKIAREEEIPAYLIFNDATLKEMEKSRPMTDDEFLQINGVGRQKMQDYGYEFIKEIIAFSKKKRSTKKRKKANTYKATLDLLNEGLNLEEIAKKRELAITTVYSHLAKLYTENEAVDPMKYVSKADFKAIEKAKTELENPEGLKPYFEHFEEAIDYGTIRLALAVLEK; via the coding sequence ATGGAAAATACCCGGGTTTTACATACGCTTAAAGAATATTTTGGTTTTGATAGTTTTAGACCGCTTCAAAAAAGGATCATTGATTCTGTTTTTGAAGGAAAAGATAACCTGGTAATTATGCCCACTGGTGGCGGAAAATCTATTTGCTACCAACTTCCTGCTATTTTGCTTCCGGAAATTACCCTGGTAATTTCACCGCTTATCGCCTTGATGAAAGACCAGGTAGACGGACTTACCGCTAATGGCGTTCCCGCGGCATTTTTAAATAGTAGCCAAACCGAGAGCCAGCAACAGGAGATTTTCAAAAAAATTGATTCCAAAGAATTAAAACTGCTTTATGTTGCTCCGGAAAGTCTGCAGTTTGTAGACCGGTTTATGAGCGACGGAAAAATAAGTTTGATCGCAGTAGATGAAGCGCATTGTATCTCCAGCTGGGGGCACGATTTTAGACCGGCATATACGCAATTAGGTTATTTAAAAAATCGCTTTCCCACTACCCCAATGATCGCGCTAACCGCTACAGCCGATAAAGCTACGCGAGAAGATATTTGCCGGCAATTAAATGTTCCAAATGCCGAAAAGCACATTGCTTCATTTGATAGGAAAAATCTAAGTCTTGATGTGCGGCCGGGAATTAAGCGCTTTGAGCAAATCACCAATTTTGTAAAAACACGAAAAAAGGAAAGCGGAATTATCTACTGCCTAAGTAGAAAAAACACCGAAGAAATTGCTGAAAAACTGCAACGTAAAGGTTTTGAAGCAGAAGCATACCACGCCGGTCTACCGGCAGAGAAACGTATTGAAATTCAGGATAATTTTATCAATGATAATTCAAAGATTATTTGTGCTACCATCGCTTTTGGGATGGGCATCGATAAATCAAATATCCGCTGGGTAATTCATTATAATATGCCCAAAAACCTGGAAGGTTATTACCAGGAAATTGGTCGTGCAGGTCGTGACGGATTGCCCTCAGACACTATGCTTTTTCATAGCTATGCCGATGTGGTGCAGTTGCAAAAATTCGCTTCCAACTCAGGAAATGAAGAAGTTCAGTTAGCCAAACTAGACCGAATGAAGCAATATTCTGAAGCATTAAGTTGCCGCCGAAAAATATTGCTGAGTTATTTTGGAGAATTAAAACAGGAGGATTGTGGCAATTGCGATATTTGTAAGAATCCACCCCAATTTTTTGATGGCACGGTGATCGCTCAAAAAGTTCTTTCCTGTATTTTCAGGCTAAAAGAAAACGAACCGATTACAGTTTTAATAGACGTTTTAAGAGGTTCACAAAATGAAGCTGTTATTAGCAAAAACTATCAGAAAATTAAAACTTTTGGAATTGGCAATGATATTTCCTGGCACCACTGGCAGCAGTATATTATTCAGCTTATCAACCTTGGTTATGTAGAAATCGCTTTTCATAGAGGTAATAATTTACAACTTACGGAATTGGCTAAAAATGTTTTGTTTGAAGGTGAAAAAGTTCAGCTTGCTGAAGTTCCTGATCGCAAAAAACTGAAACGCCGTGAAGAAACAGAAGTTGCAGAAAAAACTTCAGATAATTCCCTTTTTGAAAAACTAAGACAGCTACGCTTAAAAATTGCCCGTGAAGAAGAAATTCCCGCTTACCTCATCTTTAACGATGCTACCTTAAAAGAAATGGAAAAATCCCGCCCTATGACCGATGATGAATTTCTTCAGATCAATGGTGTAGGGAGACAAAAAATGCAGGATTATGGGTATGAGTTCATAAAGGAGATCATCGCTTTCAGTAAAAAAAAACGTAGCACTAAAAAACGTAAAAAAGCAAATACCTACAAAGCAACTTTAGATTTATTAAATGAAGGTTTAAACCTGGAAGAAATTGCGAAAAAACGAGAGCTTGCAATTACTACTGTTTATTCGCATTTGGCAAAATTATATACTGAAAATGAAGCCGTAGATCCAATGAAATATGTTTCTAAAGCCGATTTTAAAGCTATTGAAAAAGCCAAAACTGAACTTGAGAATCCAGAAGGTTTAAAACCATATTTTGAACATTTTGAAGAAGCCATAGATTACGGAACGATCAGGTTAGCCTTAGCTGTTTTAGAAAAATAG
- a CDS encoding tRNA pseudouridine(38-40) synthase TruA: MQAKRYFYLIKVQYLGYRLHGWQKQPNVKTVEELITKTLRYVMPEQKFKILGTSRTDAMVSAQESAFELFLDYEPLTDLDEFLKEFNQNLPQDIRALAITEVDAKFNIIQHPKLKEYAYLFSFGEKNHPFCAPLMANFQFDLDIELMKKGAKLFEGRHQFRNYCVRVSENSTFEREIIKSELVENTEITANFFPEKSYIFHIHSAGFLRHQVRLMMGALLQLGRGELTLENLENSLKPGVEMQMDYIVPASGLLLNKIGLEDF, from the coding sequence TTGCAAGCCAAGCGCTATTTTTACCTTATTAAAGTTCAGTATTTAGGCTATCGTCTGCACGGCTGGCAAAAGCAGCCAAATGTAAAAACAGTAGAAGAATTAATTACAAAAACGCTACGTTATGTGATGCCTGAACAAAAGTTTAAGATTTTAGGCACCAGTAGAACCGATGCTATGGTTTCTGCTCAGGAATCGGCATTTGAGTTGTTTTTGGATTACGAACCACTTACAGATCTGGATGAATTTTTAAAAGAATTCAACCAGAATTTACCACAGGATATTCGAGCGCTTGCCATTACTGAAGTAGATGCGAAATTCAATATCATTCAGCATCCAAAACTTAAGGAATATGCTTATTTATTTAGTTTTGGAGAGAAAAATCATCCTTTTTGCGCGCCTTTAATGGCTAATTTTCAGTTTGACCTTGACATTGAATTGATGAAAAAAGGAGCAAAGCTTTTTGAAGGTAGACACCAGTTTAGAAACTATTGTGTGCGGGTTTCAGAAAACAGCACTTTTGAGCGTGAGATCATAAAGTCTGAATTAGTTGAAAATACCGAAATCACCGCAAACTTTTTTCCTGAAAAATCTTATATTTTTCATATTCATAGCGCCGGTTTCCTAAGGCACCAGGTTCGTTTAATGATGGGCGCTTTGCTGCAACTTGGTAGAGGTGAATTGACACTGGAAAATCTGGAAAACAGCTTAAAACCCGGCGTTGAAATGCAGATGGATTATATAGTGCCGGCCTCGGGCTTACTTTTAAATAAAATTGGGCTGGAAGATTTTTAA
- a CDS encoding 1-acyl-sn-glycerol-3-phosphate acyltransferase — protein MGLFKRNPFGHILFLKKWLIRIFGLLTHRRYRGYNELSIEGSEIIKNLPYTNVLFVSNHQTYFADVTAMFHVFNASLSGRVDSIKNVGYIWQPKLNIYYVAAKETMDAGLLSRIMAYAGAVSVERTWRAKGQEVERKVNPDDTKNIGTALKDGWVITFPQGTTKPFKPIRKGTAHIIKQYKPIVIPIVIDGFRRSFDKKGIRIKKRGILQTMQIKKPLEIDYENESIEDIVSKLEYAIEQHSSFQKVIPAETVKEMEELNKKREY, from the coding sequence ATGGGATTGTTTAAAAGAAATCCGTTTGGACATATTTTATTTCTGAAAAAGTGGCTTATCCGTATTTTCGGATTGTTGACCCATCGCCGTTATCGGGGTTATAACGAATTGAGTATTGAAGGTTCAGAAATTATTAAAAATCTACCCTATACCAATGTACTCTTTGTTTCCAATCATCAAACTTATTTTGCAGATGTAACCGCTATGTTTCATGTTTTTAATGCAAGCTTAAGCGGTAGGGTAGATTCTATAAAGAATGTTGGATACATTTGGCAGCCTAAACTCAATATTTATTATGTAGCTGCTAAAGAGACCATGGACGCCGGTTTACTTTCCCGAATTATGGCTTATGCGGGAGCCGTTAGTGTAGAGCGAACCTGGCGGGCAAAAGGGCAGGAAGTTGAACGAAAGGTAAATCCTGACGATACTAAAAATATCGGGACCGCTTTAAAAGACGGTTGGGTAATTACTTTCCCCCAGGGAACTACAAAACCTTTTAAGCCAATTAGAAAGGGAACGGCACATATTATTAAACAATATAAACCTATTGTAATTCCTATCGTGATCGACGGTTTTAGACGCTCTTTTGATAAAAAGGGAATTAGGATTAAAAAGCGTGGTATTCTTCAAACAATGCAAATTAAGAAACCACTTGAAATAGATTACGAAAATGAATCTATTGAAGATATTGTAAGTAAACTAGAATACGCCATAGAGCAGCATTCCTCTTTCCAAAAAGTTATTCCTGCGGAAACAGTAAAGGAGATGGAAGAGTTGAATAAAAAAAGGGAATATTAG
- a CDS encoding CoA pyrophosphatase, translating to MDFQDFKDRIPKLKKIVLPGEEAHHKLVPGNRREEMRDLDINSLNSNEAGVMAVFYPNDFGKTYLVLILRKTYKGVHSNQIGFPGGRVEPEDDNLQQTALRETEEEVGIPRNNIEVIRELTRLYIPPSNFWVQPYLGLLEKTPTLIPQESEVERILEVDLDHFLDHSNFVNQELSTSYSSKMVVPAFKLNEQIVWGATGMMLSEIREIFRKSL from the coding sequence ATGGATTTTCAGGATTTTAAAGACAGGATACCAAAATTAAAAAAAATTGTCCTTCCGGGGGAAGAGGCGCATCATAAATTAGTGCCGGGTAATCGTAGGGAAGAGATGAGAGATCTTGATATTAATAGTCTTAATTCTAATGAAGCCGGTGTTATGGCTGTTTTTTATCCAAATGATTTCGGAAAAACTTATTTAGTTCTAATTCTGAGGAAAACTTATAAAGGGGTGCATTCTAATCAAATAGGCTTTCCCGGTGGCCGTGTAGAGCCTGAAGACGATAACCTGCAGCAAACCGCATTGCGGGAAACCGAAGAAGAAGTTGGAATTCCCAGAAATAATATTGAAGTGATTCGGGAATTAACACGATTGTATATTCCGCCCAGTAATTTTTGGGTGCAACCTTATTTAGGTTTGCTGGAAAAAACCCCAACTTTAATTCCGCAGGAAAGCGAAGTAGAGCGTATTTTGGAGGTAGACCTGGATCATTTTCTGGATCATTCTAATTTTGTAAATCAGGAATTAAGCACTAGTTATTCCAGTAAAATGGTTGTACCGGCATTTAAATTAAATGAACAAATTGTTTGGGGTGCTACAGGTATGATGTTGAGTGAAATACGAGAAATATTTAGAAAAAGCCTTTAA
- a CDS encoding peptidylprolyl isomerase, translated as MKISLSIFYFSLILFFASCEDKETSSKNTSEKASAKEEVTQKTSKIDSLRAKYSKADESSYQSDSIKSNEEFPIAQEELIPFLTQYGKENPETRVRIITSFGNIEVELYRDTPLHRANFIMLVKEGYFNSTFFHRVAPGFVIQGGNSDNTATPRKRSNIGNYLIPSEFDAGHKHSYGAFSAAKYSEQNVSKASSPFEFFIVIKENGTPHLNNDHTVFGRVTKGMEIAEKIAQVETGQSEWPIDNVEMNVEIIN; from the coding sequence ATGAAAATCTCGCTTTCTATATTTTATTTTTCCTTAATTCTTTTTTTTGCAAGTTGTGAAGATAAGGAAACTTCCAGTAAAAATACTTCGGAAAAGGCTTCAGCTAAAGAAGAAGTTACTCAAAAAACTTCCAAAATAGACTCCCTAAGAGCAAAATATAGTAAAGCTGACGAATCATCTTACCAAAGTGATTCTATTAAAAGCAACGAAGAATTTCCTATTGCCCAGGAAGAACTTATTCCTTTTTTAACCCAATATGGAAAAGAAAACCCTGAAACCCGGGTGAGAATTATTACCAGTTTTGGAAATATTGAGGTAGAATTATACAGGGATACACCACTACACCGGGCAAATTTTATAATGTTAGTTAAAGAAGGTTATTTTAACAGCACTTTTTTTCATAGAGTAGCGCCTGGCTTTGTGATACAGGGTGGGAATTCAGATAATACTGCTACTCCAAGAAAACGCTCAAATATCGGCAATTACCTAATCCCAAGTGAATTTGACGCAGGCCATAAACATTCTTACGGAGCTTTTTCAGCAGCAAAATATAGTGAGCAAAATGTGAGTAAAGCTTCTTCACCTTTTGAGTTTTTTATTGTTATCAAAGAAAATGGAACCCCGCACTTAAACAACGATCACACAGTTTTTGGACGTGTCACCAAAGGAATGGAGATCGCAGAAAAAATTGCCCAGGTTGAAACAGGCCAGTCAGAATGGCCTATAGACAATGTAGAGATGAACGTGGAAATAATTAATTAG
- a CDS encoding RDD family protein produces the protein MDNFQIETAQNISINQNVASVGDRILAFIVDIFIIGLYVVISSLALAGTGLDAAGQWVYYLVMGLPSLLYYLLWESLYNGQTPGKAVLQIRVVKLDGSRPAFADYLIRWLLRFIDISISSGAIAVVTILLNGKGQRLGDLAAKTTVISEKPRTNLNRSLAVDIPEGYQPKYPQVSILKDADVQDIKNLYQTAKRNHNHRLILSLSEKLSQLLETTPEEKPTEFIEQVITDYNYYTQRA, from the coding sequence ATGGATAATTTTCAAATTGAAACCGCTCAAAATATAAGTATTAATCAGAATGTTGCCAGTGTGGGTGATCGCATCCTCGCTTTTATTGTAGATATCTTTATTATTGGGTTGTATGTGGTTATAAGTTCCCTGGCTCTTGCCGGTACAGGATTAGATGCGGCAGGGCAGTGGGTGTACTACCTTGTTATGGGTTTACCTTCATTATTATATTATTTATTATGGGAAAGCTTATATAATGGCCAAACTCCCGGTAAGGCAGTATTACAGATTAGAGTGGTGAAATTAGATGGCAGCCGGCCTGCTTTTGCTGATTATTTAATCAGGTGGTTGCTACGATTTATAGACATTTCTATTAGTAGCGGCGCTATTGCTGTTGTGACTATTTTGCTAAACGGCAAAGGCCAGCGTTTAGGCGATCTTGCTGCAAAAACCACTGTAATTTCTGAAAAACCCAGAACCAATTTAAACCGAAGTTTGGCCGTAGATATACCAGAAGGTTATCAGCCAAAATATCCCCAGGTAAGTATTTTAAAAGATGCCGATGTACAGGATATTAAAAACCTTTATCAAACGGCAAAAAGAAATCATAATCACCGACTTATTTTATCTTTATCAGAAAAACTATCACAATTACTGGAGACCACGCCCGAAGAAAAACCAACCGAATTTATTGAGCAGGTGATAACCGATTATAATTATTACACCCAACGCGCCTAA
- a CDS encoding stage II sporulation protein M produces the protein MREAAFVKQNKDKWLKFESLLQNKNKLRPERLSNIYIEISDHLSYSTTFYPKSNTTTYLNQLAASAHQKLYKNKKESQNRFITFFTKEFPLFFYNFQKQLLLSFLIFALFSAAGAFSAASDHTFVRSILGDAYVNMTLQNIAEGDPMAVYKKMSETDMFLGITINNIRVSLMAFSMGILAGIGTVFILMQNAVMLGSFQYFFYDQGILWESARTIWIHGTIEISVIIIAGCAGLVVGKSILFPGTYTRLTSFVKGVKNGLKIVISTIPFFIVAGFLEGFVTRQTQMPDWLAIVIISSSLALILFYYIFYPIFLHKKQQLHEAGLH, from the coding sequence ATGCGAGAGGCTGCTTTTGTGAAGCAAAATAAGGATAAATGGCTGAAGTTTGAAAGCCTGCTTCAAAATAAAAATAAGCTGCGGCCAGAGCGGCTTTCTAATATTTATATTGAAATAAGCGATCATTTAAGCTATTCAACAACATTTTATCCAAAAAGTAATACTACTACCTATTTAAATCAGTTAGCGGCTTCAGCACACCAAAAACTTTATAAAAATAAAAAGGAATCTCAAAATCGTTTTATCACGTTTTTCACTAAAGAATTTCCTTTATTCTTCTATAATTTTCAGAAACAATTACTACTTAGCTTTTTAATTTTCGCTCTTTTTTCAGCTGCGGGCGCTTTTTCAGCAGCTTCAGATCATACTTTCGTGAGAAGTATTTTAGGCGATGCTTATGTGAATATGACTTTGCAGAATATTGCTGAAGGCGATCCCATGGCGGTTTATAAAAAAATGAGTGAAACCGATATGTTCCTGGGAATTACAATAAATAATATTCGGGTCTCGCTAATGGCCTTTAGTATGGGAATCCTCGCAGGAATTGGTACGGTGTTTATCTTAATGCAAAACGCCGTAATGCTCGGGTCTTTTCAATATTTCTTTTATGATCAAGGCATACTTTGGGAATCGGCCAGAACAATCTGGATTCACGGTACTATTGAAATTTCTGTGATTATTATTGCCGGTTGCGCAGGACTGGTCGTGGGAAAAAGCATACTTTTCCCGGGAACTTACACTCGTCTAACCTCCTTTGTAAAGGGAGTTAAAAACGGACTTAAAATAGTGATTAGTACCATTCCATTTTTTATAGTCGCTGGATTCCTGGAAGGTTTTGTTACTCGGCAAACCCAAATGCCAGACTGGCTGGCGATTGTAATTATTAGCAGCTCCCTGGCATTAATTCTATTTTACTATATTTTTTACCCCATATTTTTACATAAAAAACAACAACTCCATGAAGCAGGATTACATTGA
- a CDS encoding DUF4129 domain-containing protein yields MIKVFLLFCFIFFGNLIPQEQAMSDSTEVVQNSAKENLEKANFDPEKIEAYKTDKAFDYLDKIEEDSWWTRLKKWINLKWNAFLQWLFGDYQTNAFWSAVLATLPYVLLILVLGLITWLFIRLNPGNAVMAEPLTGKVNFQKEEDLVKSADISSLIQKAIQQENYRLAVRYLYLKSLRLLDQKEHISYRFQKTNEDYINEIRETELKSQFTKITRLYDFIWYGDFDLSKSRFEKVNQEFSQMENSLKPANNG; encoded by the coding sequence ATGATTAAAGTCTTTCTTCTTTTTTGTTTTATTTTCTTCGGAAACTTAATTCCGCAGGAACAAGCTATGAGTGATTCTACGGAAGTAGTTCAGAATTCTGCAAAAGAAAATCTGGAGAAAGCTAATTTTGATCCTGAAAAAATTGAAGCTTATAAAACTGATAAAGCATTTGATTATTTAGATAAAATTGAAGAGGATTCCTGGTGGACACGTTTAAAAAAATGGATCAACCTAAAATGGAATGCTTTTTTACAATGGCTTTTTGGCGATTACCAAACCAACGCATTTTGGAGCGCAGTACTCGCTACCCTACCTTATGTTTTATTAATTTTAGTACTTGGTTTAATCACCTGGCTTTTTATTCGCTTAAATCCTGGGAATGCTGTGATGGCTGAACCTCTTACTGGAAAAGTAAACTTTCAAAAGGAAGAAGATCTTGTTAAATCGGCTGATATTTCGTCTTTGATTCAAAAAGCTATTCAGCAGGAAAATTACCGTTTGGCGGTTCGTTATCTGTATTTAAAAAGCCTTCGTTTGCTAGATCAAAAAGAGCATATTTCATATCGATTTCAAAAAACCAACGAAGATTATATCAATGAAATAAGAGAAACTGAATTAAAAAGCCAATTCACCAAAATCACGCGTCTTTACGATTTTATCTGGTATGGGGATTTTGACCTTTCTAAATCGCGTTTTGAAAAAGTAAACCAGGAATTTTCGCAAATGGAAAACAGTTTAAAACCGGCAAATAATGGGTAA